The following proteins come from a genomic window of Amphiura filiformis chromosome 16, Afil_fr2py, whole genome shotgun sequence:
- the LOC140136391 gene encoding hyalin-like: MNRRCTWIEPTAMDESGMVPAVVQSHQPGDMFQLGTTNIVYTFTDQSSNEAMCSFAITVVEVDTTEPMVTYCPQSSTYTVPLGTSSRVVTWLEPTASDNSRVSPMVMQSHQSGESFNIGPTDVMYLFIDEAGNQATCSFVIMVIEIDNVAPEIIGCEQSASYTVSVGTMSLVVTWTEPTATDNSGMTPTVTQSHQPGDSFPVGMTQVTYTFTDQAGNDATCTFAIIIQAIDNISPIISNCPQSTSYTVPLGTTSRVASWTAPSATDNNGGEVTVTMSHQPGQSFPLGTTEVTYTFTDEVGNSNTCAFIIMGRSNSTLC; encoded by the exons ATGAATAGACGCTGTACCTGGATTGAACCCACAGCTATGGATGAATCGGGCATGGTACCTGCTGTCGTCCAATCTCATCAACCTGGAGACATGTTCCAATTAGGAACTACTAATATTGTCTATACCTTTACCGACCAATCTTCTAATGAAGCTATGTGCTCATTTGCTATCACTG TTGTTGAAGTGGATACCACAGAACCCATGGTAACATATTGCCCCCAGTCATCCACATATACTGTACCACTAGGTACCTCATCTAGAGTAGTAACCTGGCTGGAACCTACAGCATCGGATAACTCTAGGGTGTCACCAATGGTGATGCAATCTCATCAGTCTGGAGAAAGCTTTAATATCGGTCCCACTGATGTCATGTATTTGTTCATTGATGAAGCTGGAAATCAGGCCACTTGTTCATTTGTCATTATGG TGATAGAAATTGATAATGTGGCTCCAGAGATAATTGGTTGTGAGCAGTCAGCATCTTACACAGTATCTGTGGGCACTATGTCTCTAGTAGTCACCTGGACAGAACCTAcagctactgataactctggcaTGACACCTACTGTCACCCAATCCCATCAACCTGGTGATAGCTTCCCTGTTGGGATGACACAAGTTACTTACACATTTACGGACCAAGCTGGAAATGATGCAACATGCACATTTGCTATAATCA TACAAGCAATTGATAACATATCACCCATTATCAGCAATTGCCCACAATCAACATCATACACAGTTCCACTTGGAACAACTTCAAGGGTGGCATCCTGGACAGCACCATCTGCAACGGACAATAATGGTGGTGAGGTCACTGTCACTATGTCACACCAGCCTGGACAAAGCTTTCCACTTGGTACAACAGAAGTCACCTATACTTTCACAGATGAAGTGGGCAACTCTAATACTTGTGCATTTATTATCATGGGTAGGAGCAATTCAACTTTATGTTAG